A region of bacterium DNA encodes the following proteins:
- a CDS encoding ribonuclease HI family protein — MERLIINIDGACRGNPGPASYGVVVQDSSGRILKKLKGFIGTATNNIAEYSAFIQALKFIEANPVDSVEIRSDSELLVKQIKGLYKVKSPNLKGFYNSAIKLIKRIGPMKITHVPRSENQIADKLANEALDALTNQKPLF, encoded by the coding sequence TTGGAAAGGCTAATAATAAATATTGATGGGGCCTGCAGAGGCAATCCCGGCCCTGCATCATATGGAGTGGTGGTTCAGGACTCCTCTGGGCGAATTCTAAAGAAGCTGAAGGGCTTTATTGGAACAGCCACCAATAATATTGCCGAGTATTCAGCATTTATCCAAGCTTTGAAGTTTATTGAAGCAAATCCGGTGGATTCAGTGGAGATTCGTTCGGACAGCGAACTTCTAGTGAAACAAATAAAGGGGCTATACAAGGTTAAATCACCCAATTTAAAAGGCTTTTATAATTCCGCGATAAAATTAATTAAACGAATTGGACCGATGAAGATAACTCATGTTCCACGATCTGAAAACCAGATCGCGGATAAACTCGCCAACGAGGCTCTTGATGCTTTGACAAATCAAAAACCCCTTTTTTAA